The Pantoea nemavictus genome includes a region encoding these proteins:
- the treA gene encoding alpha,alpha-trehalase TreA → MIKNAVFTPARLTFLLSAALLAGASAAHADDQSRMLSNQPQPPDVRLGPLFNAVQQAKFYPDQKTFADAVPKSNPSSILADWQMQKSQRNFDLKHFVDSNFTLPKEQDKYVPPSGQSLREHINGLWPVLTRTAQSASQYDSLLPLPKPYVVPGGRFREVYYWDSYFTMLGLAESGHWDRVQDMVDNFATELDKYGHIPNGNRSYYLSRSQPPFFSLMIDLLATHKGDDVYRQYLPQLQKEYDYWMADSDKVAAGQASKRVIKLSDGTLLNRYWDDRDAPRTESWLDDVNTANKAPERNKQQVYRDLRAGAASGWDFSSRWFTDAHNLASIRTTQLAPVDLNSLLFHLEQTLSKASKLDKQDDKAKTFAADAEKRQAAINRYLWNDKQGWYADYDFQKKQVHPQLTAATLFPLYMQVASDKQADRTAKAVEKQLLKPGGLVTTTVNNGQQWDAPNGWAPLQWVAVEGLEHYNQPKLAQQIGQRFLQNVQATYDKEHKLVEKYVVEGAQLGGGGGGEYPLQDGFGWTNGVTLKLLDKYCPKDKTCNSAGDIPDMPALTSAK, encoded by the coding sequence ATGATAAAAAATGCCGTATTCACGCCCGCGCGTCTGACCTTTTTACTCAGCGCCGCACTGCTGGCCGGTGCCAGCGCCGCGCACGCCGATGACCAAAGCCGCATGCTCAGCAATCAACCGCAGCCACCGGATGTGCGCCTGGGACCGTTGTTCAATGCGGTGCAGCAGGCGAAATTTTATCCGGACCAGAAAACCTTCGCCGATGCGGTGCCAAAATCGAATCCCTCTTCGATTCTCGCCGACTGGCAGATGCAGAAAAGCCAGCGCAACTTCGATCTCAAGCACTTTGTCGACAGCAACTTTACGCTGCCGAAAGAGCAGGACAAATATGTACCGCCATCCGGACAAAGCCTGCGAGAGCACATCAACGGTTTGTGGCCGGTGCTGACGCGCACTGCGCAGAGCGCCAGCCAATATGATTCACTGCTGCCGCTGCCAAAACCTTATGTGGTGCCCGGCGGTCGTTTCCGTGAAGTCTATTATTGGGACAGCTACTTCACCATGCTGGGCCTGGCGGAGAGCGGTCACTGGGATCGCGTACAGGATATGGTGGATAACTTCGCCACCGAACTCGATAAATATGGCCATATTCCTAACGGCAACCGCAGCTACTATCTCAGCCGCTCGCAGCCGCCGTTCTTCAGCTTGATGATTGACCTGCTGGCGACGCACAAAGGCGACGATGTCTATCGTCAATACCTGCCGCAGCTGCAGAAAGAGTACGACTACTGGATGGCGGACAGCGATAAAGTCGCCGCCGGTCAGGCCAGCAAACGGGTGATTAAACTGAGCGACGGCACGCTGCTCAACCGCTACTGGGACGATCGCGACGCACCACGTACCGAATCCTGGCTGGATGATGTCAACACGGCGAACAAAGCGCCGGAGCGCAATAAGCAGCAGGTGTATCGCGATCTGCGTGCGGGCGCGGCGTCAGGCTGGGATTTCAGTTCGCGCTGGTTTACTGATGCCCATAATCTGGCCTCGATCCGCACCACGCAGTTAGCGCCGGTCGATCTCAACAGCCTGCTGTTCCACCTCGAACAGACATTGTCGAAAGCGTCCAAACTGGACAAGCAGGATGACAAGGCCAAAACGTTTGCTGCGGATGCCGAAAAACGTCAGGCAGCGATCAATCGTTATCTGTGGAACGACAAACAAGGCTGGTACGCCGATTACGACTTCCAGAAAAAGCAGGTACATCCTCAGCTTACGGCAGCCACGCTGTTCCCGCTCTATATGCAGGTAGCGAGCGATAAACAAGCAGATCGCACCGCTAAAGCGGTGGAGAAACAGTTGCTGAAACCCGGCGGATTGGTTACCACCACCGTAAACAACGGCCAGCAATGGGATGCGCCAAACGGCTGGGCCCCGCTGCAGTGGGTGGCGGTAGAAGGTCTGGAGCATTACAACCAGCCGAAGCTGGCGCAGCAGATTGGTCAGCGCTTCCTGCAAAACGTGCAGGCAACCTACGACAAGGAGCACAAACTGGTTGAGAAATATGTGGTGGAAGGCGCGCAGCTGGGCGGCGGTGGCGGCGGTGAATATCCGCTGCAGGACGGTTTCGGCTGGACCAATGGCGTGACGCTGAAATTGCTCGACAAATACTGCCCGAAAGACAAAACCTGTAACAGCGCCGGTGATATTCCTGATATGCCTGCGTTGACTTCCGCGAAGTAA
- the ghrA gene encoding glyoxylate/hydroxypyruvate reductase GhrA, with amino-acid sequence MEIIWYHPSLAPHGWLDGLRQRLPEARVRHWQPGDTAPADYAIVRSPPVEMLAGRQLKGVFAMGAGVDEILKQIRENPQMLADEVPLFRLEDTGMARQMQEYANWCVLGWFRRFADYRQLQQQSQWQELDGRDRHNFTVGVLGAGVLGRSVLESLRQWGFPLRSWSRSAKQIDGVQSFHGRDQLNAFLDGTQVLIDLLPTTPETTNLIDSHLLRVLPRGACFLNLARGAHVVEADLLAALNSGQLAAAALDVFQTEPLPQDHPLWSHPHVTITPHTAAITLPGEAMDYIADAILALQQGDKPGGLVDRQRGY; translated from the coding sequence ATGGAGATTATCTGGTATCACCCATCGCTGGCACCGCACGGTTGGCTGGACGGTTTACGTCAGCGTTTACCTGAGGCGCGCGTTCGTCACTGGCAGCCGGGCGACACGGCCCCGGCCGATTACGCCATCGTGCGTTCTCCGCCGGTTGAGATGCTGGCAGGCCGTCAGTTAAAAGGTGTATTTGCCATGGGCGCGGGCGTCGACGAAATTCTTAAGCAAATTCGTGAAAATCCACAGATGCTGGCTGACGAGGTGCCGCTGTTCCGGCTGGAAGACACCGGTATGGCGCGCCAGATGCAGGAGTATGCCAACTGGTGCGTGCTGGGCTGGTTCCGCCGCTTCGCTGACTATCGCCAACTGCAGCAGCAATCGCAGTGGCAGGAGCTTGATGGGCGGGATCGGCACAACTTCACCGTTGGCGTATTAGGCGCGGGCGTATTAGGCCGCAGCGTGCTGGAAAGCCTGCGTCAGTGGGGTTTTCCGTTGCGTAGCTGGAGCCGCTCCGCCAAACAGATTGACGGCGTGCAGAGTTTCCACGGGCGCGATCAGCTGAATGCCTTCCTCGATGGCACTCAGGTGCTGATCGATCTGTTGCCCACCACACCGGAGACCACGAACTTAATCGATAGCCACTTGTTGCGCGTGTTACCGCGCGGTGCCTGCTTCCTTAACCTGGCGCGCGGTGCGCATGTGGTGGAAGCCGATTTGCTCGCCGCACTGAATAGCGGTCAGCTGGCGGCTGCCGCGCTGGATGTGTTCCAGACCGAGCCGCTGCCGCAGGATCATCCATTGTGGTCTCATCCGCATGTCACAATCACGCCACATACTGCGGCTATCACGTTGCCGGGTGAAGCGATGGATTACATTGCGGATGCCATACTTGCTCTACAGCAGGGCGATAAGCCAGGCGGTTTGGTCGATCGCCAGCGCGGTTATTAA
- a CDS encoding phosphatase: protein MYPVDLHMHTVASTHAYSTLHDYVAQAKQNGLKLFAITDHGPDMADAPHYWHFVNMRIWPRVIDGVGVLRGIEANIKNQHGEIDCSGPMLDALDLIVAGFHEPVYAPRDKAHHTEAMIAAMAGGLVHIISHPGNPKFPVDIRAIAEAAAHYDVALEINNSSFTHSRPGSEPNCRAIAEAVRDAGGRLAFGSDSHTAFTLGHFEHCIRITSEVDFPQDRVLNVTPRRLLDFLEQRTGKHIAEFADF from the coding sequence ATGTATCCCGTTGATTTACATATGCACACTGTCGCCAGCACCCACGCATACAGCACGCTGCATGATTATGTGGCGCAGGCGAAACAGAATGGCTTAAAGCTGTTTGCCATTACCGATCACGGTCCGGATATGGCCGATGCGCCGCACTATTGGCACTTCGTCAACATGCGCATCTGGCCGCGCGTGATTGACGGCGTCGGCGTACTGCGCGGTATTGAAGCCAACATCAAAAATCAGCATGGTGAGATTGATTGCAGCGGCCCGATGCTGGATGCGCTCGATCTGATCGTCGCCGGCTTCCACGAGCCAGTGTATGCACCGCGCGATAAAGCGCATCACACCGAAGCGATGATTGCCGCCATGGCTGGAGGTTTAGTGCATATCATCTCTCATCCCGGCAACCCAAAATTCCCGGTAGATATCCGCGCGATTGCCGAAGCTGCGGCGCACTACGATGTGGCGCTGGAGATCAATAACTCCTCCTTTACGCATTCACGGCCGGGCAGCGAACCGAACTGCCGCGCTATTGCTGAAGCCGTGCGCGATGCCGGTGGTCGCCTGGCATTTGGTTCCGATTCGCATACCGCGTTTACGCTGGGGCATTTCGAACACTGCATTCGCATCACCAGCGAAGTGGATTTTCCGCAAGATCGCGTGTTAAATGTCACGCCGCGTCGCCTGCTCGATTTCCTCGAACAGCGCACCGGCAAACATATTGCTGAATTTGCTGATTTTTAA
- a CDS encoding TorD/DmsD family molecular chaperone: MNEFSILCRVIGSLFNRQPQDPLLVPLFTLLREGKLQQQWPLEQEELLTRLQQNSDPQALAADYNALFVGSECSVPPYASQWPNGPQEAEVRAFLSARGMPLSEAPADHFGVLLLAASWLEDQSAEDESAAQLALFDEYLLPWCGAFLGKVEAHATTAFYRTLAALSREAMQAMYDELNEEQGDEA, translated from the coding sequence ATGAATGAGTTTTCCATTCTCTGCCGCGTCATCGGCTCGCTGTTTAATCGCCAGCCGCAGGATCCGCTGCTGGTACCGCTGTTCACGCTGCTGCGCGAAGGCAAACTGCAACAGCAGTGGCCGCTGGAGCAGGAGGAACTGTTGACGCGTCTGCAGCAGAATAGCGATCCCCAGGCGCTGGCCGCCGATTACAACGCGCTGTTTGTAGGCAGCGAGTGTAGCGTGCCGCCGTACGCTTCGCAGTGGCCAAATGGCCCACAGGAAGCCGAGGTGCGCGCCTTTCTCAGCGCCCGCGGCATGCCACTAAGCGAAGCCCCGGCCGATCACTTCGGCGTGCTGCTGCTCGCGGCATCGTGGCTGGAAGATCAGTCGGCGGAGGATGAATCCGCCGCACAGCTGGCACTGTTCGATGAGTATTTGCTGCCGTGGTGCGGCGCGTTCCTCGGTAAAGTGGAAGCGCACGCTACCACGGCGTTTTATCGCACGCTGGCCGCACTGAGCCGTGAAGCCATGCAGGCGATGTATGACGAGCTGAACGAAGAGCAGGGCGACGAGGCGTAA
- a CDS encoding CoA transferase: MDSQRAAALWQQMWQGLRGADALPSLTFLQPETFASAFAVSELAATSIGLASQALSDLLGQSAPVSVNVRLASRWFQHSLIPLNRPPAALWDEFAGDYASADGWIRLHTNAAHHRAAMEQVLGQHAHRASLADAVARWPAAALEQAVIEAGGCAAQMRSEAQWRQHPQGSAVQHEPLIAQQACGEAPTPGWTLSPARPLLGVRVLDLTRIIAGPVATRFLASLGANVLRIDPPDWHEPTLEEEITCGKRCARLDIKSRAGREQLRQLLQHSDVLVHGYRADALDKLGLDADTRRKLAPGLVDVSLNAWGWSGPWRNRRGFDSLVQMGCGIAEQGMRWSGSNKPTPLPVQALDHATGYLMASAVLEGLRQRLSHGVGWQARLSLARTAQLLQQFGAAPENGQNGIDAQRDDVLSSVEFNQWGIAQRLRAAAYLPGTPMICATPGVKLGSSAASW, encoded by the coding sequence ATGGATTCTCAACGTGCTGCCGCACTGTGGCAGCAAATGTGGCAGGGATTACGAGGCGCAGATGCGCTTCCCTCGCTCACCTTCCTCCAACCTGAAACCTTCGCGTCTGCCTTTGCCGTCAGTGAACTGGCGGCCACCAGCATCGGGCTGGCCAGCCAGGCGCTGAGCGACTTACTCGGCCAATCCGCGCCGGTCAGCGTCAACGTCCGTCTTGCCTCACGCTGGTTTCAACACAGCCTGATTCCGCTTAATCGGCCTCCCGCGGCGCTGTGGGACGAATTCGCCGGCGATTACGCCAGCGCCGACGGCTGGATCCGCCTGCACACTAATGCCGCTCATCATCGTGCCGCGATGGAGCAGGTTCTTGGCCAGCATGCCCATCGCGCCTCACTGGCCGACGCGGTCGCACGCTGGCCCGCCGCCGCGCTCGAGCAGGCGGTGATTGAGGCCGGCGGTTGCGCCGCGCAGATGCGCAGCGAAGCACAATGGCGGCAGCATCCGCAAGGCAGCGCGGTGCAACATGAGCCGCTGATTGCACAGCAGGCCTGCGGCGAGGCGCCGACGCCAGGCTGGACGTTATCGCCCGCACGCCCGCTGCTCGGCGTACGCGTGTTGGATCTCACCCGCATCATCGCCGGTCCGGTCGCCACGCGCTTTCTCGCCAGCCTTGGCGCCAATGTGCTGCGCATCGATCCGCCCGACTGGCACGAGCCGACGCTGGAAGAGGAGATCACCTGCGGCAAACGCTGTGCGCGTCTTGATATCAAATCCCGGGCCGGGCGCGAACAGCTGCGCCAGCTGTTGCAACACAGCGATGTGCTGGTACACGGTTATCGTGCCGATGCGCTGGATAAACTGGGACTGGATGCCGATACCCGCCGCAAACTGGCACCCGGCTTAGTGGATGTCAGCCTTAATGCGTGGGGCTGGAGCGGGCCGTGGCGCAACCGGCGCGGATTCGACAGCCTTGTGCAGATGGGCTGCGGCATCGCCGAGCAAGGCATGCGTTGGAGCGGCAGCAACAAACCGACACCGCTGCCGGTGCAGGCGCTCGATCACGCCACCGGCTACCTGATGGCTTCAGCGGTGCTGGAAGGTCTGCGTCAACGGTTAAGCCATGGCGTCGGCTGGCAGGCGCGTTTGTCACTGGCACGTACGGCGCAGCTATTGCAACAGTTCGGTGCCGCGCCAGAAAATGGGCAAAACGGTATTGATGCGCAGCGCGATGATGTGCTGAGCAGCGTGGAGTTCAATCAGTGGGGCATTGCGCAGAGATTGCGTGCCGCGGCTTATCTGCCCGGCACGCCAATGATCTGCGCTACGCCGGGTGTCAAACTCGGCAGCAGCGCAGCCAGCTGGTAA
- a CDS encoding EamA family transporter encodes MAARHFFMVLMVVSIWAFNNVAVKWGLLELPPLFLTWMRFVVVAVVLVPFCRITRAQLPWLLTLAFTFGFMHFSLLFVGMRYTDAGTGAIVVQLGTPIAMLLAMVILKEKLRVIQLIGIAISLSGVAVLSGSPTIPAWWVLCILLCSAFGWAISNMIVKKSPPIKPLTLTGWISFLAVPIVGAASWLTESHQFYALSHAGWRGWFGILYSALASSIVAYTLWYALLKKYNVNLIMPYSLLTPVLAVLMGVLVLGDSMNSFKVLGASLVVLGTAIAVINLRNLRMHARFPRLRLRRR; translated from the coding sequence GTGGCAGCGCGGCATTTTTTTATGGTTCTGATGGTGGTTTCCATCTGGGCGTTCAATAACGTAGCGGTAAAGTGGGGATTGCTGGAACTTCCCCCGCTGTTTCTTACCTGGATGCGCTTTGTGGTGGTGGCGGTTGTGCTGGTGCCCTTCTGTCGCATTACGCGCGCGCAGCTGCCGTGGCTGCTGACGCTGGCGTTCACCTTTGGCTTTATGCACTTCTCGCTGCTGTTTGTCGGCATGCGTTACACCGATGCCGGCACCGGTGCCATTGTGGTGCAGCTCGGCACGCCGATTGCCATGCTGCTGGCGATGGTGATTCTGAAAGAGAAGCTGCGCGTGATACAGCTGATCGGTATCGCGATTTCGTTAAGCGGCGTGGCGGTGCTGTCGGGTAGCCCCACCATTCCGGCCTGGTGGGTGCTGTGCATTCTGCTGTGCAGCGCCTTCGGCTGGGCCATTAGCAATATGATTGTGAAAAAATCGCCGCCGATTAAACCGCTGACGCTCACCGGCTGGATCTCCTTTCTTGCGGTGCCGATTGTCGGCGCAGCCTCCTGGCTCACCGAATCACACCAGTTTTACGCGCTGAGCCACGCGGGCTGGCGCGGCTGGTTTGGTATTCTCTACAGCGCGCTGGCCTCGTCGATTGTGGCCTATACGCTGTGGTACGCGTTGCTGAAGAAGTACAACGTGAATCTGATCATGCCCTACTCGTTGCTGACGCCGGTGCTGGCGGTGTTGATGGGCGTACTGGTGCTCGGCGATAGCATGAACAGCTTTAAGGTTCTCGGCGCTTCGCTGGTGGTATTGGGGACCGCGATTGCCGTGATCAATCTGCGTAACCTGCGCATGCACGCGCGTTTCCCCCGTTTACGCTTGCGTCGCCGTTAA
- a CDS encoding glutamine amidotransferase, with protein MTQTRALPLALIQLDVPPPQVVAQIGEQPQWFIDALQLQPDDYVIVRPHLGDDLPAFDRVSGAILSGSWAMVTDHADWSERTAAWIRGVLDAELPLLGVCYGHQLMAYALGGKVGDNPQGWERGLKPLTCSAQAKTDPWLGPLPGEFQAWLSHRQSVLTPPPHAQVLASSAQDGCQILRYSPQALSVQFHPEFTRDIMTACLPAGVSDEGTPLVGEDWSRELLRSFWQQTRPQPRVQAQGA; from the coding sequence ATGACACAGACCCGCGCATTACCCCTTGCCCTGATTCAACTCGACGTTCCGCCGCCACAGGTTGTGGCACAAATTGGTGAACAACCGCAGTGGTTTATCGATGCGCTGCAGCTGCAGCCCGATGACTATGTGATTGTGCGTCCGCATCTGGGCGATGATTTACCGGCGTTTGACCGCGTCAGCGGCGCGATTCTCAGCGGTTCCTGGGCGATGGTGACCGATCACGCCGACTGGAGTGAACGCACCGCCGCCTGGATTCGCGGCGTGCTGGATGCAGAACTGCCGCTGCTCGGCGTGTGCTACGGCCATCAGCTGATGGCTTACGCGCTGGGTGGCAAAGTGGGCGATAATCCGCAAGGCTGGGAGCGTGGACTGAAACCGCTGACGTGCAGTGCGCAGGCGAAAACCGATCCCTGGCTGGGGCCGTTACCGGGCGAGTTCCAGGCGTGGTTGTCCCATCGTCAATCGGTATTAACGCCGCCGCCGCATGCGCAAGTGCTGGCGAGTTCGGCGCAGGATGGCTGTCAAATTTTGCGTTATTCACCGCAGGCGCTGTCGGTACAGTTCCATCCGGAATTTACCCGCGACATTATGACGGCTTGTTTACCGGCGGGCGTCAGCGATGAGGGTACGCCATTGGTGGGGGAAGATTGGTCGCGTGAACTGTTGCGGAGCTTCTGGCAGCAAACGCGGCCGCAGCCGCGCGTGCAGGCTCAGGGCGCGTAA
- a CDS encoding class I SAM-dependent methyltransferase gives MLASALTLMRAKANFVQQFIRNPRKMGSITPSSAALCRTMCDAVNWDSSMRIAELGAGDGVLTRHLLARMAPEAQLDVFEISPELVKSLRGLPDPRMQVRACSAEYLAGEYDVIFSGLPLLSLPPATRDAILSAVHDALGPRGVFVQFQYTSFTQPNLSRYFTWERQRVLKNMPPAWVYRCTRHYAP, from the coding sequence ATGTTGGCTTCAGCCCTGACGTTAATGCGCGCCAAAGCGAACTTTGTTCAGCAATTTATCCGCAACCCGCGCAAAATGGGCAGCATCACGCCCTCTTCCGCCGCGCTGTGCCGCACCATGTGCGATGCGGTGAATTGGGATAGCAGTATGCGCATCGCCGAACTCGGCGCCGGTGACGGCGTCCTGACGCGTCATCTACTGGCTCGCATGGCGCCGGAAGCACAGCTGGATGTGTTTGAAATCAGCCCGGAACTGGTGAAAAGTCTGCGCGGCTTACCGGACCCGCGCATGCAAGTGCGTGCCTGTTCGGCTGAGTATCTCGCTGGGGAATATGATGTGATTTTTTCTGGCCTGCCGCTGCTGTCCTTACCGCCCGCCACGCGCGATGCGATTCTCAGCGCCGTGCATGATGCGTTGGGTCCACGCGGCGTATTTGTTCAGTTTCAATACACCTCGTTTACCCAACCCAATTTATCGCGTTACTTCACCTGGGAACGCCAGCGGGTGCTGAAAAACATGCCACCCGCGTGGGTCTATCGCTGCACCCGTCATTACGCGCCCTGA
- a CDS encoding aldehyde dehydrogenase family protein, translating into MRYAAPGEQGSLITLQSRYGNFINGEFVAPVNGNYFLNTSPINASTIGEFPRSDRADIDNAVAAAQAAADAWGKTSPQARSLVLLKIADRLEENLEYIAVNETWDNGKPVRETLAADLPLAVDHFRYFAGCVRAQEGTAAEIDELTAAYHFHEPLGVVGQIIPWNFPLLMAAWKLAPALGAGNCVVLKPAEQTPLSITLFMEVIKDLLPPGVINVVHGYGKEAGEALASHPGIAKIAFTGSTATGGHILELAAKSLIPSTVELGGKSPNIFFEDIMDAEESFIEKAAEGVVLGFLNQGEVCTCPSRALVQESIFEPFMAAVMKRIKTIKRGDPLDTDTMIGAQASQQQFDKILSYLEIAQQEGAQVLHGGGVEKIGEEFASGYYIQPTLLKGDNSMRVFQEEIFGPVVGVLTFKDEAEALAIANDSIYGLGAGVWTRDINRAYRMGRAIKAGRVWTNCYHLYPAHAAFGGYKKSGIGRETHKMMLDHYQQTKNLLVSYSTQPLGFF; encoded by the coding sequence ATGCGTTACGCTGCTCCGGGAGAACAAGGTTCTCTCATTACTCTGCAATCGCGTTATGGCAACTTTATCAACGGCGAATTTGTTGCGCCGGTGAATGGAAATTACTTCCTCAACACCTCCCCAATTAATGCTTCCACCATTGGCGAATTTCCGCGCTCGGATCGCGCTGATATCGATAACGCCGTTGCCGCCGCGCAGGCCGCCGCCGATGCGTGGGGCAAAACCTCGCCGCAGGCACGATCGTTAGTGCTGCTAAAAATTGCTGACCGGCTGGAAGAGAATCTGGAATACATCGCAGTCAATGAGACCTGGGATAACGGCAAGCCGGTGCGCGAAACGCTGGCCGCCGATCTGCCGCTGGCGGTCGATCACTTTCGCTATTTCGCTGGCTGCGTGCGTGCGCAGGAAGGGACAGCGGCTGAAATCGATGAGCTCACCGCCGCCTACCACTTCCACGAACCGCTGGGCGTGGTAGGGCAAATCATTCCATGGAATTTCCCGCTGCTGATGGCGGCATGGAAACTGGCGCCGGCACTGGGCGCAGGCAACTGCGTGGTGTTGAAACCGGCTGAGCAAACGCCGCTGTCAATTACGCTGTTTATGGAGGTGATTAAAGATCTGCTGCCGCCGGGCGTGATTAACGTGGTGCACGGCTACGGTAAAGAGGCCGGCGAAGCGCTGGCGTCGCATCCGGGTATCGCCAAAATCGCCTTTACCGGATCAACTGCCACTGGGGGGCATATTCTCGAGCTGGCCGCGAAAAGTCTCATCCCGTCCACCGTCGAGTTAGGCGGAAAATCGCCGAACATTTTCTTCGAAGACATCATGGACGCGGAGGAGAGTTTCATTGAGAAAGCCGCAGAAGGCGTGGTGCTCGGCTTCCTCAATCAGGGTGAAGTCTGTACCTGTCCGTCACGCGCGCTGGTGCAGGAGTCGATCTTCGAGCCGTTTATGGCAGCGGTGATGAAGCGTATCAAAACCATCAAACGTGGCGATCCGCTGGATACCGATACCATGATTGGTGCGCAGGCCTCGCAGCAGCAGTTCGATAAAATCCTCTCTTATCTGGAAATCGCGCAGCAAGAGGGCGCGCAGGTGCTGCACGGCGGCGGCGTGGAGAAGATCGGTGAGGAGTTTGCCAGCGGCTACTATATCCAGCCGACGTTGCTGAAAGGTGACAACAGCATGCGCGTGTTCCAGGAGGAGATCTTTGGGCCGGTGGTTGGCGTGCTGACCTTCAAAGATGAAGCCGAAGCGCTCGCCATCGCCAATGACTCGATTTATGGTCTCGGCGCGGGCGTGTGGACGCGTGATATCAACCGTGCCTATCGCATGGGCCGTGCAATCAAAGCCGGTCGCGTGTGGACCAACTGTTATCACCTCTATCCGGCACATGCGGCGTTTGGCGGCTATAAAAAATCGGGTATCGGCCGCGAAACCCATAAAATGATGCTCGACCATTATCAGCAAACCAAAAACCTGCTGGTGAGCTACAGCACCCAACCGCTCGGTTTCTTCTGA
- the fumA gene encoding class I fumarate hydratase FumA has protein sequence MSNKPFYYQNPFPLAKDDTEYYLLSRDYVSVANFDGEEVLKVDPKALTLLAKQAFHDASFMLRASHQAQVAAILADDEASKNDKYVALQFLRNSEIAAKGVLPTCQDTGTAIIMGKKGQRVWTGGGDEAALSQGVYNTFIEDNLRYSQNAALDMYKEVNTGTNLPAQIDLYSVDGDEYKFLCIAKGGGSANKTYLYQETKALITPAKLKNYLVDKMMSLGTAACPPYHIAFVIGGTSAESTLKTVKLASTHYYDSLPTEGNEHGQAFRDVQLEEELLKASQELGLGAQFGGKYFAHDIRVVRLPRHGASCPVGMGVSCSADRNIKAKINREGIWIEKMEDNPGRYIPEELRQQGEGEVVHVDLNQPMSEILALLSAYPVSTRLSLNGTIIVARDIAHAKLKERIDDGEGLPQYIKDHPVYYAGPAKTPEGYASGSLGPTTAGRMDSYVDLLQANGGSMVMLAKGNRSKQVTDACQKHGGFYLGSIGGPAAVLAQQSIKSLECVEYAELGMEAIWKIEVENFPAFILVDDKGNDFFQQIHNNCAACVK, from the coding sequence ATGTCGAACAAACCCTTCTATTACCAGAATCCGTTTCCTCTCGCCAAAGATGATACTGAATACTATCTGCTGAGCCGTGATTACGTCTCGGTAGCCAACTTCGATGGCGAAGAAGTCCTGAAAGTCGATCCTAAAGCGCTGACGCTGCTGGCGAAGCAGGCATTCCATGATGCGTCCTTTATGCTGCGCGCTTCGCACCAGGCGCAGGTCGCCGCGATTCTTGCCGATGATGAAGCCAGCAAGAACGATAAATATGTCGCGCTGCAGTTCCTGCGTAACTCGGAAATTGCCGCGAAAGGCGTGCTGCCAACCTGTCAGGACACCGGCACCGCCATCATCATGGGTAAAAAAGGCCAGCGCGTCTGGACCGGCGGCGGCGATGAAGCCGCGCTGTCACAGGGCGTCTACAACACCTTTATTGAAGATAACCTGCGCTACTCACAGAACGCCGCGCTGGATATGTATAAAGAGGTGAATACCGGTACCAACCTGCCGGCGCAGATCGATCTCTACAGCGTGGATGGCGACGAGTACAAATTCCTGTGCATTGCTAAAGGTGGCGGTTCCGCTAACAAAACCTATCTGTATCAGGAAACCAAAGCGCTGATTACGCCAGCTAAGCTGAAGAACTACCTGGTCGATAAGATGATGTCGCTGGGCACCGCGGCCTGCCCGCCGTACCACATCGCCTTTGTCATCGGCGGCACCTCCGCAGAAAGCACACTGAAAACCGTTAAGCTGGCTTCAACCCACTACTACGATTCACTGCCGACTGAAGGCAACGAACATGGTCAGGCCTTCCGCGATGTGCAGCTGGAAGAAGAGTTGCTGAAAGCGTCGCAGGAGCTGGGCTTGGGCGCGCAGTTTGGCGGTAAATACTTCGCGCACGATATCCGCGTAGTGCGTCTGCCACGTCACGGCGCATCCTGCCCGGTGGGCATGGGCGTGTCTTGCTCCGCTGACCGTAACATCAAAGCCAAAATCAACCGCGAAGGCATCTGGATTGAGAAGATGGAAGATAATCCGGGCCGCTACATTCCGGAAGAGCTGCGTCAGCAGGGCGAAGGTGAAGTGGTACATGTCGATCTGAACCAGCCAATGAGCGAGATTCTGGCGCTGCTGTCGGCGTATCCGGTCTCCACGCGCCTGTCATTGAATGGCACCATCATCGTGGCGCGCGACATTGCACATGCCAAGCTGAAAGAGCGTATTGATGACGGCGAAGGTTTGCCGCAATACATCAAAGATCATCCGGTGTATTACGCGGGTCCGGCCAAGACGCCAGAAGGTTATGCTTCTGGCTCACTCGGCCCAACGACTGCAGGTCGTATGGACTCCTACGTTGATCTGCTGCAGGCCAACGGCGGCAGCATGGTGATGCTGGCGAAGGGCAACCGCAGCAAGCAGGTTACCGATGCGTGTCAAAAACACGGCGGCTTCTACCTGGGAAGCATCGGCGGCCCGGCAGCGGTACTGGCACAGCAGAGCATTAAGAGTCTGGAATGCGTGGAGTATGCCGAGCTTGGCATGGAAGCGATTTGGAAAATCGAAGTGGAAAACTTCCCGGCGTTCATTCTGGTGGATGACAAAGGAAACGACTTCTTCCAGCAGATTCACAACAACTGCGCGGCCTGCGTGAAGTAA